Part of the Bifidobacterium crudilactis genome is shown below.
AAGCCCTCCGTGCGCTGTCTCGCCGAATAGAGCTTGACCAGGTCCTCGGCTATCTGACGTACATGCTTGCGGGCCTTGGCCTTTGTCGCCGCCCAGTCGCCGCCGCCCAGCTTGTTGAGTTTGGGAACCGCCGCACCGATGTATTTACTGACCAAATCCAACTGGTCGGTGGGGATGAAGAGCTTGTCGGCTGGGGCCCCGCGCTTGCTGGGAGCGTATTCGATGACCAGATATTCGCGCTGCGCCTTGTTGGCGCCCTGCCCTACGGTGCGCTGCCGCATCTGCACGAAGCGTCCGATGCCATGCTGCTCATGCACCACGTAGTCACCTGGTTTGAGCTCCATCAGGTCAATGGCCTTACGGCGGCGTTTCGGCGTTTTCGTCTGCTGCGAGGCACTGGTGTGACCGGTGAGGTCACGTTCCGTCAGCAATGCGAGTCCGGCCTTGGCGTCGATGAACCCGTCACGGGCGAATGAACGGACAGCACGGAACTCGGTGATTCCGGTCTCATGAATCACACGTGTCAGCCTGTTCAATGTTCCTTGCGCAGGCGAGGTCACGGTCACCTGGAGTCCCGCATCGATCAAGGCTCTGATACCCGCATTCGCACGTGACTCTACGCCACGGAATTCATCGGGTTGCTCGGCGTCTATGCGAATATGCCCGGGACGCGAGGTGTCCACGCTGAAATCCGTGAGCTTCCACAGTTCCCGTTCCGAGAAGGTTATGGAGCTCAGGACCTCATCGAAATCGAGGAAACTTGCCTGATCGAAGGTTATCGGAGCACCGGAGCCATGACCGGACGCGGCCACATGCCAGCTGGCCGCCAGAAATTCATTCGCCGTTTTCGACAGGTCCTCGGCAGCCCTTCGCAGACGCTCGGGGTCGCAGAGCATCACCACTGAGTGTTTGGGCAGCAGGTCAGGGACTGAGTCGAGCTGATCGACCAAGGCAGGCAGCAAGGACTCCATTCCTTCCACCGGTATGGCCTGGGATATGGATTCAAGCATATCGTCCGCATTGGGAATCTGCCCGATGAGTTCCTTGGCGCGGGCGCGCACCCGATCGTTCAGCTGCATCTCCCTGCACGCCGTGGCCCATACGCTCGGCAGGTCGTCGCCGTAAGTACGCTGGTCCGCGGCGTTGAACTCTTTGATGCCGTCTACCTCGTCGCCGAAGAATTCGATGCGAAGCGGGTGAGGGGCCGTGGGAGGGAATACATCCAGGATGCCGCCACGAACGGCGAACTCTCCACGATCCATTACCAAATCAACACGATTGTAGGCGTTCTGCACCAGACGATCCACCGCCGAGTCAAGACCCAGGTCCGCACCCATGCGGAACACCAACGGCTCCACATCGCCAAGTCCCGAGACCACCGGCTGAATGAGGGAACGCACCGGCATCACGAGGATGCGGATCGGGCGGAACATGCCTTCCCCTGCTTCGGGATGCGCCAGGCGTCGGAATACGGCCATGCGGGAGGCGACGGTATCTGCACGGGGGGAAAGCCGTTCATGCGGAAGGGTTTCCCACGCCTCCATAACTGCGATGTCATCAGGATCGCCGCCGTACCATGAACGCAATGCATCCGCCATATCCAGGGCTTCGCGCCCGGAAGGCACCACCAGAACAACCGTCTGACGCTCCGAGACCGCGGCGACGAGAGCGGGCCGAACGCCTTGTGCGGCGGCTATGGTCAGGCTGGGGTCGGTGTCCGAATCGGGCACCTCCACTTTCCCGAGATGCAGCTCATGGAAGCTCTGATCGCCGTCGAGCACCGAAAGATAATCATGCAAGGAGTTCAAGGCGATGTTGCGGGTACCCGCGTCCTTATCGGATGCGGACGTGCGTGAGGTCACCGTGTTCTTCGCGTCAGCCCCACGCTTAGCTATCGAATGATGCCCCTCCGGGCCGATGCCTCTGATTGCGGTTGCGCTATCTGCCATTGAAGCTCTCCTGTGCCGCCGCCAGACCCCTGACGATCAAGGTTTCTGCGGCATCCGCCCCGTCCGCCAGAAACTCGGGCAGCTTGACCTGCTGTTCACGCGAAAATCCCCCCAGCACCCAGTTCACCGTATTGCGATGAGCATCGCCTTGGCGGGCCGAGTGGCCTACTCCGAGGCGAACGCGCCCATAGGCATTGCTGCCCAAGGATTTATCGATGGATTTGATGCCGTTATGCCCGCCGGCGGAACCACCGGATTTCACTTTGATTCTGCCGTATTCGAGATCCATGTCATCGTGGATGACCACCACGTGACGGGGGTCGATATCGTAATAGGCCGTAATGGAGGCGACGGCATTCCCCGATTCGTTCATGAAGGTCAAGGGCTTTGCGAGGAAGAAACGAAGGTGTTTGCCATCAAGGTCCAACAAGCCTTTGCCGAGTTTCGCCAGACCTTTGTGATCGGACATGGATACCGA
Proteins encoded:
- the mfd gene encoding transcription-repair coupling factor, whose product is MTSRTSASDKDAGTRNIALNSLHDYLSVLDGDQSFHELHLGKVEVPDSDTDPSLTIAAAQGVRPALVAAVSERQTVVLVVPSGREALDMADALRSWYGGDPDDIAVMEAWETLPHERLSPRADTVASRMAVFRRLAHPEAGEGMFRPIRILVMPVRSLIQPVVSGLGDVEPLVFRMGADLGLDSAVDRLVQNAYNRVDLVMDRGEFAVRGGILDVFPPTAPHPLRIEFFGDEVDGIKEFNAADQRTYGDDLPSVWATACREMQLNDRVRARAKELIGQIPNADDMLESISQAIPVEGMESLLPALVDQLDSVPDLLPKHSVVMLCDPERLRRAAEDLSKTANEFLAASWHVAASGHGSGAPITFDQASFLDFDEVLSSITFSERELWKLTDFSVDTSRPGHIRIDAEQPDEFRGVESRANAGIRALIDAGLQVTVTSPAQGTLNRLTRVIHETGITEFRAVRSFARDGFIDAKAGLALLTERDLTGHTSASQQTKTPKRRRKAIDLMELKPGDYVVHEQHGIGRFVQMRQRTVGQGANKAQREYLVIEYAPSKRGAPADKLFIPTDQLDLVSKYIGAAVPKLNKLGGGDWAATKAKARKHVRQIAEDLVKLYSARQRTEGFAFSPDTPWQKELEDAFPYQETPDQLTTIDEVKHDMERAMPMDRLICGDVGFGKTEIALRAAFKAVQDSKQVVILVPTTLLVQQHFETFTERFEGFPVRIAAMSRFQTAKEISATTEALADGGIDIVIGTHKLLNPKIKFKDLGLVIIDEEQRFGVEHKETLKALRTNVDVLSLSATPIPRTLEMAVTGIREMSTLATPPEDRLPVLTYVGAYEDAQVTAAVRRELLRGGQVFYVHNRVEDIARTAAKITELVPEAKVGIANGKMGEKQLDAVIRDFWRRDINVLVCTTIIETGLDISNANTLIVDHADRFGLSQLHQLRGRVGRGRERAYAYFLYDPAKTMTQTAHDRLATIAQNSALGSGFDVAMKDLELRGTGNLLGDEQSGHIEGVGFDLYIRMVSQAVAHVKEPDKQEDESVSIDLPIEASIPVYYIDSDKLRLEAYQKLAAAHSEQDLDDLREELADRYGNPPQELEVLFDIARLREKAKKLGIGEIIAQGRNVRVARIDPPESVMMRLQRIYSGCQYRPVTHTLLIPAPFAGSLGSSAMDSPAVMTWVNQLLDDLAWTPRKNS
- the pth gene encoding aminoacyl-tRNA hydrolase, yielding MASDCWLIVGLGNPGKQYEGTRHNMGFMCADVIAQRWSVSMSDHKGLAKLGKGLLDLDGKHLRFFLAKPLTFMNESGNAVASITAYYDIDPRHVVVIHDDMDLEYGRIKVKSGGSAGGHNGIKSIDKSLGSNAYGRVRLGVGHSARQGDAHRNTVNWVLGGFSREQQVKLPEFLADGADAAETLIVRGLAAAQESFNGR